The genomic window ggttttatcgGCATGTATTGACTTGGTATTActgttacaatattacatagatttactattgtatgttaaaaataatctattttattctgttatttttaaaaaatagaatgaaTTGACTGGTTACCAGCTATTCATAAAACTGTACTACTAGCTGACAAGGGACTGTTTGTCTTAACTTTCCAGGGCATCCTCAATGCTCAATCAgttatgtttttcaataaagtgtactattaatatttggctatatcatgtataaatgtataataagttataatgtttataaatgagCGTGTTCATTCATTGTGGTCAGCATTTGCCACTGCAGATATAATGTTAAGCTATTCATTGGGAATCTACTATTTAACCtccaaaaatgaaataattatttatttatacaacttctataaaaataataaaacataatgtattgatttttttattaaaatgtgtaaatatataatttcatagaaaataaaataaattaggtaagaCAATTTAACTTCCAATtacaattgatattatatattttaatgtaagactgtaaaagaaaaacaaaattttaatagacatCCATTAATACTACTCAATGAGTTTCTTAGCTTTAAAATATCTCCTTAAGTATAAGATCTGCCATACACTTAATCCGAATAAACAAAGAATGCTGAACATACTGAACCAATGACTCTTCTGCTTGTTGATTCATTTGTATTTCGCATTTCTTCGGCACGGTGCTTCATATCAGAAAAATCTTGGACAATAGATGACGATAAATCTtccaacattttcaaatctaATTCCAAAGGTTTCAATTTAGCCACCTCTCCAAGTCCCTCATATGTTTTAGCCTCAACGCcagttttaatgtttaatgaaacCTCCTGCAAAGTTCCTCTTTGATATCCAGGTACACGGGAATTAAAGCAAATTTCaaacatatcataattttcaGTACTAAACGTAAACTTCCCTTTAGTAATGTCTTGTTTATTTGCCAAGATGTGTCCTTTAGAATCTCTAACTATATAATCCATAAACTGACCTTCAATTGGTGCAATCTCATAATCACCTTTTACCAATACATTTTGTCTGAGTTCTTCacgtaaacatttttgtgtatttGGATGCATAAGCCAACGGATTGGTGTAACAAATGGAAATGATAGCATTAGGATTAAACTCAATTTAACATCCATATTTATAGATGAATAGAACcacttgattttattattgaactctgtaaaaaccaaaataataattatgtaatatgtacagGATGATAGAATTTTgcaattttatagaaataatatatttaaacagattcataacaaaataatattataattataattaaaagaatgTATAAAgctttaactatttataaagatataatctatataaatttaaatctaaactaTCTTTGGTGTCTGTAATCATAGAGTAGTCAGGATTCTGAATTTTGATTGGGAATTTTTTCTATCAATCAAACATCTTGAGACTGTAATATGAGATTCCTTATCAAGGCGGCTGTATATAAGGGGGTCCAAGGGGTCTAGACCCTTAAGACACTCCTCGAAAAAAATGTCTGGATACGGtcttaatcaatataaatttatcttataagcaatttgaaataattgaaaatacctACATGGTCATTGATTATTTGCTCAATAGATTAGATATAAAAGATTTCTAAGATGTTTTcggatatttttcatatttgtttacatttacTGAGGACAGTCAATTGAGCCTTTTCTCGGTCattgttagaaatatttttcgtaagaacttttaaataaatactggcTTAGTGGGATTCATtagtttaaaagataaataaaatgttaattaaacaataaataaataggtacaaatgGTATTTTAAGTGAGACATACAATATCTGCATTAAGTGAATTTTAAGGTAgaacaagaaaataatatcaagataataattaaaacctaacctatatattagagtatcatagtacctataaaatattataaatatacatacacagtttaattaaaatatatatatataatttgtattaaaaaacctaaatGATAGTTTTGATTAACTAACCTAACAGGTGAATCATAGCCATATGTATTTAAGATGACCAGAGCCCTATTAACTTTAGAGATGACTGaccatttataat from Aphis gossypii isolate Hap1 chromosome 1, ASM2018417v2, whole genome shotgun sequence includes these protein-coding regions:
- the LOC114132836 gene encoding transmembrane emp24 domain-containing protein bai-like; the encoded protein is MDVKLSLILMLSFPFVTPIRWLMHPNTQKCLREELRQNVLVKGDYEIAPIEGQFMDYIVRDSKGHILANKQDITKGKFTFSTENYDMFEICFNSRVPGYQRGTLQEVSLNIKTGVEAKTYEGLGEVAKLKPLELDLKMLEDLSSSIVQDFSDMKHRAEEMRNTNESTSRRVIGSVCSAFFVYSD